The Oscillospiraceae bacterium genome contains a region encoding:
- a CDS encoding aldolase → MAFLKQRLRAGEQVLGTMVTTFASPDIGKILKNCGFDFFIVDCEHGAFTTREVANIIAAARGIGMPALVRIPEMRREHALKFIEMGASGLLLPNTETAEQARMLVDCAKYAPLGHRGVSLSRPHTDFEKVDGREYMARANDETILMCQIESRRGVEHIEEILAVEGIDVGFIGPNDMTQDYGILNQFDHPEIVAAFRRVIAAAKAGGKYSGVHFGAAAPLEPWLREGMQMNMWNSDNGLLALGAAGIEALRGKGRA, encoded by the coding sequence ATGGCTTTTTTGAAACAGCGGCTGCGGGCGGGGGAACAGGTGCTCGGCACCATGGTGACCACCTTCGCCAGCCCGGACATCGGGAAGATTTTAAAGAACTGCGGGTTCGATTTTTTTATTGTGGACTGTGAGCACGGCGCATTCACCACCCGCGAGGTTGCGAACATCATCGCCGCGGCGCGCGGTATCGGCATGCCGGCTCTGGTGCGCATCCCGGAGATGCGCCGGGAGCACGCCCTGAAATTTATAGAGATGGGTGCCTCGGGCCTGCTGCTGCCCAACACCGAAACGGCGGAGCAGGCCCGCATGCTGGTGGACTGCGCAAAATACGCGCCCCTGGGGCACCGGGGGGTGTCGCTGAGCCGCCCGCACACGGATTTTGAAAAGGTGGACGGCCGCGAATACATGGCACGTGCCAACGACGAGACCATTCTGATGTGCCAGATCGAATCCCGCCGGGGGGTGGAGCACATTGAGGAGATCCTGGCGGTGGAGGGCATTGACGTGGGCTTTATCGGGCCCAACGACATGACCCAGGACTACGGCATTTTGAACCAGTTCGACCACCCGGAGATCGTGGCGGCCTTCCGCCGCGTGATCGCGGCGGCAAAGGCCGGCGGCAAATATTCCGGCGTGCATTTTGGCGCCGCCGCCCCGCTGGAGCCCTGGCTGCGGGAGGGCATGCAGATGAACATGTGGAACAGCGACAACGGCCTTTTGGCATTGGGCGCGGCGGGCATTGAAGCGCTGCGCGGAAAGGGGCGGGCATGA
- a CDS encoding glycerate dehydrogenase, whose protein sequence is MKIVILDGYTENPGDLSWSGFQALGEVTVYDRTPFAQGDGETLRRAAGAEALIVNKVPLNAETLEKLAPTLKYVGMLATGYNVVDVEAAKRLGICVCNIPTYGTTAVAQMVMALLLELCHHVGDHSRSVKEGQWSRCPDFCYWNTPLTELAGKTFGVVGYGRIGRATAALAAAFGMQVLAFDKFAGGDGTARMVPLEELLAESDVISLHCPLLPETQGIINRDTLAKMKDGVLLINTSRGPLIVEEDLAEALHSGKVAGAGLDVLAVEPPQPDHPLMREERCLITPHIAWAPRESRARLMDIAVENLKAFAAGRPQNVVNP, encoded by the coding sequence ATGAAGATTGTTATTCTGGACGGCTACACCGAGAACCCCGGCGACCTGAGCTGGAGCGGCTTCCAGGCGCTGGGCGAGGTGACGGTGTACGACCGAACCCCCTTTGCCCAGGGCGACGGCGAAACCCTGCGCCGGGCCGCGGGCGCCGAGGCGCTGATCGTGAACAAGGTGCCCCTGAACGCCGAAACCCTGGAAAAGCTGGCCCCCACCTTAAAATATGTGGGCATGCTGGCCACGGGCTACAATGTGGTGGATGTGGAGGCGGCAAAGCGGCTGGGCATCTGCGTGTGCAACATCCCCACCTACGGCACCACGGCTGTGGCGCAGATGGTGATGGCGCTTTTGCTGGAGCTGTGCCACCACGTGGGCGACCACAGCCGCTCGGTGAAGGAGGGGCAGTGGAGCCGCTGCCCGGATTTCTGCTATTGGAACACCCCGCTGACCGAGCTGGCGGGCAAGACCTTCGGCGTGGTGGGCTACGGGCGCATCGGCCGGGCCACCGCCGCCCTGGCGGCGGCATTCGGCATGCAGGTGCTGGCGTTCGACAAGTTTGCAGGCGGGGACGGGACGGCCCGCATGGTGCCGCTGGAGGAGCTGCTGGCAGAGAGCGACGTGATCAGCCTGCACTGCCCGCTGCTGCCCGAAACCCAGGGCATCATCAACCGGGATACCCTTGCCAAAATGAAGGACGGCGTGCTGCTGATCAACACCTCGCGCGGGCCGCTGATCGTGGAGGAGGACCTGGCCGAGGCCCTGCACAGCGGCAAGGTGGCCGGCGCGGGGCTGGATGTGTTGGCGGTGGAGCCCCCACAGCCGGATCACCCCCTGATGCGCGAGGAGCGCTGCCTGATTACCCCGCACATCGCCTGGGCCCCCCGGGAAAGCCGGGCGCGGCTGATGGACATTGCGGTGGAAAACCTGAAGGCCTTTGCCGCGGGCCGCCCGCAGAACGTGGTGAACCCCTGA
- a CDS encoding LacI family transcriptional regulator, which produces MKKATSQDVAELAGVSQATVSLILNNSDKITFSSETKERVLTAAQQLGYKLPQRKKQQEKRSSHMLLVLTPTLTNQYYAELIQAIEDYADSLDYRVIVCNTFRKPDLEKFYLDTFVGSHVDGILYTFLPSFPRLIEQIAVTTPTVIIGEKQADLSICSIELSNVSAGAMLAEHLYQLGHQKLVFISTPFNQLTLAREQRLEGIRRQLESHGIMDGLEVLVAERQAEQDSRDDGLPYEYSVGRQLTAELIRRESPATALIGVNDMTALGILAELTGRGFHVPRDFSVCGFDNIFSASVTTPALTTIDHHLRTRCQSAVDMVIQQNSLPHASAQTPMVNKIEYTPQLIARGSTGPCPARRAAVRL; this is translated from the coding sequence ATGAAAAAGGCGACCTCGCAGGATGTGGCCGAACTGGCCGGCGTTTCGCAGGCCACGGTATCTCTTATTCTGAACAACAGCGATAAGATCACCTTCAGCAGCGAAACCAAGGAGCGGGTGCTCACCGCTGCACAGCAGCTTGGCTACAAGCTGCCCCAGCGCAAAAAGCAGCAGGAGAAGCGCTCGAGCCACATGCTTCTGGTGCTCACCCCCACCCTGACCAACCAGTATTACGCCGAGCTGATCCAGGCCATCGAGGACTATGCCGACTCGCTGGACTACCGGGTGATCGTGTGCAACACCTTCCGCAAGCCGGACCTGGAAAAGTTCTATCTCGACACCTTTGTGGGCAGCCATGTGGACGGCATCCTCTACACCTTTCTGCCCAGCTTTCCCCGCCTGATCGAGCAGATCGCCGTCACCACCCCCACCGTCATCATCGGGGAAAAGCAGGCCGACCTGTCCATCTGCTCCATCGAGCTCAGCAACGTGAGCGCGGGCGCCATGCTGGCCGAGCATCTGTACCAGCTGGGGCACCAAAAGCTGGTGTTCATCTCCACCCCCTTCAACCAGCTCACCCTGGCGCGCGAGCAGCGGCTCGAAGGCATTCGCCGGCAGCTGGAATCCCACGGCATCATGGACGGCCTGGAGGTGCTGGTGGCCGAGCGCCAGGCCGAGCAGGACAGCCGCGACGACGGCCTGCCCTATGAGTACTCGGTGGGCCGCCAGCTCACCGCCGAGCTCATCCGCCGCGAGAGCCCGGCCACCGCGCTCATCGGCGTGAACGACATGACGGCCCTGGGCATCCTGGCCGAGCTCACGGGCCGCGGCTTCCATGTGCCCCGGGACTTTTCGGTCTGCGGCTTTGATAACATTTTTTCCGCCAGCGTCACCACGCCCGCCCTCACCACCATCGACCACCACCTGCGCACCCGCTGCCAGTCGGCGGTAGACATGGTCATCCAGCAGAACAGCCTGCCGCATGCCAGCGCGCAGACGCCTATGGTAAACAAGATCGAATATACCCCCCAATTGATCGCGCGCGGGTCCACCGGGCCCTGCCCCGCCCGGCGCGCCGCTGTGCGGCTGTAA
- a CDS encoding oxidoreductase yields MNPVTAVVVGAGDRGRHVYGNYALEHPGELRITAVAEPDEVRRREFSELHGIPPERSFAGYEELFAAPRLADAALICTQDGMHYRPALLAKQAGYHVLLEKPISNTPEECVRIWKDCAQNTAEGQIFAVCHVLRYTPFFLQIKKLLDEGAVGRLVNLQYEEDIGFYHFAHSYVRGNWRDESRSSPLVLAKSCHDLDILRWLAGSPVQHISSTGSLVEFTPANRPAGAPDRCAEGCPAAQTCPYNAVRLYHGFLPGAFLRPIVELEDATHDLDHALLHTGYGRCVYACGNNVPDHQAVSLHFENGVDAQLTITAFSSRITRIVHLMGTRGEIQGDLAKNLITLTDFASMKKTRIRLDVPAEGHHGGDRGLTGSFVAGVAGGSALPTALAQSLESHLMAFAAEKARREHTVVDFKEFIRPFGL; encoded by the coding sequence ATGAACCCTGTCACAGCAGTGGTGGTGGGCGCGGGGGACCGGGGCCGCCATGTGTACGGAAACTATGCGCTGGAACACCCCGGCGAGCTGCGCATCACCGCCGTGGCCGAGCCGGACGAGGTGCGCCGCCGCGAGTTCAGCGAGCTGCACGGCATCCCGCCCGAGCGGAGCTTTGCCGGCTACGAGGAGCTGTTCGCCGCGCCCCGCCTGGCCGACGCGGCCCTCATCTGCACCCAGGACGGCATGCACTACCGGCCGGCCCTTTTGGCAAAACAGGCGGGCTACCATGTGCTGCTGGAAAAGCCCATCTCCAACACCCCCGAAGAATGCGTGCGCATCTGGAAGGACTGCGCGCAGAACACCGCCGAGGGGCAGATCTTCGCCGTGTGCCACGTGCTGCGCTACACCCCCTTTTTTCTGCAGATCAAAAAGCTGCTGGACGAGGGGGCGGTGGGCAGGCTCGTCAACCTGCAGTACGAAGAGGACATCGGCTTTTACCACTTTGCCCACAGCTATGTGCGGGGCAACTGGCGCGACGAAAGCCGCTCCAGCCCGCTGGTGCTGGCCAAGAGCTGCCACGACCTGGACATCCTGCGCTGGCTGGCCGGCAGCCCGGTGCAACACATTTCCTCCACCGGCTCTCTGGTGGAATTCACCCCCGCAAACCGGCCGGCCGGTGCGCCGGACCGGTGCGCCGAGGGCTGCCCCGCCGCACAGACCTGCCCCTACAACGCGGTGCGGCTCTACCACGGGTTCCTCCCCGGCGCCTTTTTGCGCCCCATTGTGGAACTGGAGGATGCCACCCATGACCTGGACCATGCGCTGCTGCACACCGGCTACGGCCGCTGTGTGTACGCCTGCGGCAACAACGTGCCCGACCACCAGGCGGTGAGCCTGCACTTTGAAAACGGGGTGGACGCCCAGCTCACCATCACCGCTTTTTCCAGCCGCATCACCCGCATCGTGCACCTCATGGGCACCAGGGGCGAGATCCAGGGGGACCTGGCAAAAAACCTGATCACCCTCACGGATTTTGCCTCCATGAAAAAGACCCGGATCCGCCTGGACGTGCCCGCCGAGGGCCATCACGGCGGCGACCGGGGCCTCACGGGCAGCTTTGTGGCCGGCGTGGCCGGCGGCAGCGCCCTGCCCACCGCCCTGGCCCAATCTCTGGAGAGCCATCTCATGGCGTTTGCCGCCGAAAAGGCGCGGCGGGAACACACGGTGGTGGATTTTAAAGAATTTATCCGCCCGTTCGGGCTGTAA
- a CDS encoding AraC family transcriptional regulator, protein MNNRIVRENIPVPRPDFPVIVRKTLISGPQMVFGGHFHQQFELLYIRRGRLQLCCDKSDFTLGPGQLAILNPFDIHTAYSEEGLLYYYCIILDPAFLGGGADVCTARYIQPFLQGEVRFANAAPATARCGQLLEHLVKECARQAPGFELAAKADLLHIFLELYRRAGAAPLSAAERQMRQREGERFRALFLYLEENYAQNITLEDMARTAGYSVFYFSRLFHRLTGRKPTEYLRQLRLQKALELLDGGLSVSETAMRCGFNSPNYFCKNFREEYGRAPSAYRSPAR, encoded by the coding sequence ATGAACAACCGAATCGTGCGGGAGAACATCCCCGTGCCGCGGCCGGACTTCCCGGTGATCGTGCGCAAGACCCTGATCAGCGGGCCGCAGATGGTGTTTGGGGGGCACTTTCACCAGCAGTTCGAGCTGCTGTATATCCGGCGGGGCAGGCTGCAGCTGTGCTGTGACAAGAGCGATTTTACCCTTGGCCCGGGCCAGCTTGCCATTTTGAACCCCTTCGACATCCACACGGCGTACAGCGAGGAGGGGCTGCTGTATTATTACTGCATCATTCTGGACCCCGCCTTTTTGGGCGGCGGGGCGGATGTGTGCACCGCGCGCTACATCCAGCCGTTTTTGCAGGGCGAGGTGCGTTTTGCCAACGCGGCGCCCGCCACGGCCCGCTGCGGCCAGCTGCTGGAACACCTGGTAAAAGAGTGCGCGCGGCAGGCCCCGGGCTTTGAACTGGCGGCAAAGGCGGACCTTCTGCATATTTTTCTGGAGCTGTACCGGCGGGCGGGCGCCGCCCCGTTAAGCGCTGCTGAGCGGCAAATGCGCCAGCGGGAGGGGGAGCGGTTCCGGGCGCTGTTTTTGTATCTGGAAGAGAACTACGCCCAGAACATCACCCTGGAGGACATGGCGCGCACCGCGGGCTACAGCGTGTTTTATTTCAGCCGCCTGTTCCACCGGCTCACCGGCCGCAAGCCCACCGAATACCTGCGCCAGCTGCGGCTGCAGAAGGCGCTGGAGCTGCTGGACGGGGGCCTGAGCGTGAGTGAGACCGCCATGCGCTGCGGTTTTAACTCGCCCAATTATTTTTGCAAGAATTTCCGGGAGGAGTACGGCCGCGCGCCCAGCGCGTACCGTTCGCCCGCCCGCTGA
- the ydjE gene encoding putative sugar kinase YdjE: protein MEQAAQGGGKARKEILALGELLVDLVPGRDNMRIEEAGPVIKTASGSAGIFACAVTLLGGRGSFIGKVGSDSLSRMVTGTLRAQGVDLSHLIVADEGQIGLAFLEYLPGGRNYQYYRKNSVGSLLRAEDLDEEHIRAAYAVHFPGMLLELTPQMRGACQRLVELANAAGVLVSFDPNIRRELAADEEARRRLLWAVAHADVVAPTLLEGQMITGRKTVGDVLRALHAMGPKMVALTRDKDGAVLSSGGLVAIAPGIDEPPVDPTGAGDTLAAALCVGLQEGMPLARLACFCNCAGTLVITKQGAIGMALPARAEVEALMARQEHRVRTLRLDQVE, encoded by the coding sequence ATGGAACAGGCGGCACAGGGCGGCGGGAAGGCGCGAAAAGAGATCCTTGCGCTGGGTGAACTGCTGGTGGACCTGGTGCCCGGAAGGGACAACATGCGCATTGAGGAAGCGGGCCCCGTGATCAAAACAGCCAGCGGTTCCGCGGGCATTTTTGCCTGTGCGGTCACGCTTTTGGGCGGTCGGGGCAGCTTTATCGGCAAGGTGGGCAGCGACAGCCTGAGCCGCATGGTGACCGGCACCCTGCGGGCGCAGGGGGTGGACCTGTCGCACCTGATCGTGGCGGACGAGGGGCAGATCGGCCTGGCGTTTTTGGAATATTTGCCCGGCGGGCGGAATTATCAATATTACCGCAAGAACTCGGTGGGCAGCCTGCTGCGCGCGGAGGATCTGGACGAAGAGCACATCCGGGCGGCCTACGCGGTGCACTTTCCCGGCATGCTGCTGGAGCTCACCCCCCAGATGCGCGGCGCCTGCCAGCGGCTGGTGGAGCTGGCGAACGCGGCCGGGGTGCTGGTTTCGTTCGACCCCAACATCCGGCGGGAGCTGGCGGCCGACGAGGAAGCCCGGCGCAGGCTGCTGTGGGCGGTGGCCCACGCGGACGTGGTGGCGCCCACCCTGCTGGAGGGGCAGATGATCACCGGCAGGAAAACGGTGGGCGACGTGCTGCGGGCGCTGCACGCCATGGGGCCAAAGATGGTGGCCCTGACCCGCGACAAGGACGGCGCGGTGCTCAGCAGCGGAGGGCTTGTGGCCATTGCGCCCGGCATCGACGAGCCGCCCGTGGATCCCACCGGCGCGGGCGACACCCTGGCCGCGGCCCTGTGCGTGGGCCTGCAGGAGGGGATGCCCCTGGCGCGGCTGGCCTGTTTTTGCAACTGCGCGGGCACGCTGGTGATCACAAAGCAGGGGGCCATTGGCATGGCGCTGCCCGCGCGGGCCGAGGTGGAAGCGCTGATGGCCCGGCAGGAACACCGGGTGCGCACCCTGCGGCTGGACCAGGTGGAATGA